A region from the Colwellia sp. PAMC 21821 genome encodes:
- a CDS encoding formimidoylglutamate deiminase, translating into MKLFAKKILLADGWASEQTLTIEHGVITDITAGYLDGAERANGVVIPGMVNCHSHAFQRAFAGFSEQGSEGQDSFWTWRNIMYKFLGQLTSEDAQVIAQQLYIEMLKMGYTRVAEFHYLHHDIDGQNHEKLATMAEAIFAAAKQSGIGLTLLPVLYRFSGFGPQAATEGQKRFINSVEQFNDLVSDCFELAQLQPNCNVGIAPHSLRAVDKSSLLAAVEHVRALDAQAPIHIHIAEQQKEVDDCLAHYGQRPVQWLLDNADLDQYWCLIHATHIDEAERKGIIASQAIAGICPTTEANLGDGIFPTNEFLMENGTFAIGSDSHISVNPIEELRWLEYAQRLSKQQRAMLATSKQKSVGLNLWQKAAAGGAQSTNSNTGALAIGKQADLLVLDDSHLRLFAHDDLHLLDSVIFASQRNPVLDVMVNGRWVISGTAHALEQESADNFAQLLAKISA; encoded by the coding sequence ATGAAACTTTTTGCTAAAAAAATATTATTAGCTGATGGCTGGGCGAGCGAGCAAACCTTGACCATTGAACACGGCGTTATTACCGATATTACCGCGGGTTATCTTGACGGCGCAGAGCGAGCAAATGGCGTGGTAATTCCGGGCATGGTGAATTGTCACTCTCATGCTTTTCAACGTGCTTTTGCTGGGTTCAGTGAGCAAGGCAGTGAAGGCCAAGACAGCTTTTGGACTTGGCGTAATATTATGTATAAATTTTTGGGGCAACTAACCTCAGAAGATGCGCAAGTCATTGCACAACAGCTCTATATTGAAATGTTGAAAATGGGCTATACCCGTGTTGCTGAGTTTCATTATTTGCATCATGATATTGACGGCCAAAACCATGAAAAACTGGCCACTATGGCAGAAGCTATTTTTGCAGCTGCCAAGCAATCAGGCATTGGTTTAACATTATTGCCGGTCTTGTATCGCTTTAGTGGTTTTGGCCCACAAGCCGCGACTGAAGGTCAGAAACGTTTCATTAATTCAGTTGAACAATTTAATGACTTAGTCAGTGATTGTTTTGAACTGGCGCAATTACAGCCTAATTGTAATGTGGGTATTGCACCGCATTCTTTGCGTGCAGTTGATAAAAGCTCATTGTTAGCGGCTGTTGAGCATGTTCGAGCACTTGATGCACAAGCCCCGATCCATATTCATATTGCGGAGCAGCAAAAAGAAGTCGATGACTGTTTAGCTCATTATGGCCAAAGACCTGTGCAATGGTTACTCGACAATGCCGATTTAGACCAATATTGGTGTTTAATTCACGCCACGCATATTGATGAAGCAGAGCGCAAGGGGATTATTGCTAGTCAAGCAATCGCCGGTATTTGCCCTACGACAGAAGCTAATTTAGGGGATGGTATATTCCCGACCAATGAATTCTTGATGGAAAATGGCACTTTTGCTATTGGTTCTGATAGCCACATTTCGGTCAACCCCATCGAAGAGTTACGCTGGCTTGAATATGCGCAACGTTTAAGTAAGCAGCAACGTGCAATGCTAGCCACTAGCAAACAAAAGTCTGTCGGGCTTAATTTGTGGCAAAAAGCTGCTGCCGGCGGGGCACAAAGTACCAATAGTAATACCGGTGCACTCGCTATTGGCAAGCAGGCTGATTTATTGGTTTTAGATGACAGCCATTTACGCTTATTTGCCCACGACGACCTTCATCTACTCGACAGCGTGATATTTGCTAGCCAGCGTAATCCGGTATTAGACGTAATGGTTAATGGACGTTGGGTGATTAGTGGAACAGCGCATGCTTTAGAGCAGGAAAGCGCAGATAATTTTGCACAATTATTAGCTAAGATTTCAGCTTAA
- the hutG gene encoding N-formylglutamate deformylase yields the protein MLDSYTLIKGSVPLLISMPHNGEEIPEDIAQVMTAKGREVADTDWYMDRLYSFAKALGAYILIPKYNRYVIDLNRDPDGVDLYPGANNTELCPTTAFDLSPLYKEGCAPTAEQITERVKNYWQPYHQALKSTMQAIKAEFGQAVLLEAHSIQSHVPRFFQGQLPDFNFGNADGKSCAAELISILVGLDYAPYTMVCNGRFKGGYITRAFGQPDNDFHAIQLELSQFTYMNEQAMTYNETLAMQVQPKLEALVKALITFAATSNKNATN from the coding sequence ATGTTAGACAGCTACACCTTAATTAAAGGCTCTGTGCCTTTGCTTATAAGCATGCCACACAATGGTGAAGAAATACCGGAAGATATTGCACAGGTTATGACAGCGAAAGGCCGTGAAGTTGCCGATACTGATTGGTATATGGATCGCTTGTATTCTTTTGCAAAAGCGCTTGGCGCTTATATATTAATTCCTAAATATAACCGTTATGTCATTGACTTAAACCGTGATCCTGATGGTGTTGATTTATATCCTGGTGCTAATAATACTGAGCTTTGTCCTACTACCGCATTTGATTTATCGCCTTTATATAAAGAGGGATGTGCGCCTACTGCTGAACAAATAACCGAACGTGTTAAAAACTATTGGCAGCCTTATCATCAGGCTCTAAAGTCGACCATGCAGGCAATTAAAGCCGAATTCGGTCAAGCCGTGTTGCTTGAGGCACATTCAATTCAATCACATGTGCCGAGATTTTTTCAAGGTCAATTACCTGATTTTAATTTTGGCAATGCTGACGGTAAAAGTTGTGCGGCTGAATTAATTTCAATCTTGGTCGGTTTAGATTACGCTCCTTATACTATGGTGTGTAATGGCCGATTTAAAGGTGGCTATATTACGCGCGCATTCGGCCAACCTGATAATGACTTTCATGCTATTCAGCTAGAACTTTCGCAGTTCACTTATATGAATGAGCAAGCCATGACATATAACGAAACTCTTGCTATGCAAGTTCAACCTAAACTTGAAGCGTTAGTGAAAGCACTGATAACTTTTGCTGCAACTTCAAATAAAAACGCTACGAATTAA
- the ccoG gene encoding cytochrome c oxidase accessory protein CcoG, translating to MKTKDKDIKVSQHIPIKNVQIHQPAKSDAYAPRDQIYVRKVKGVFQKLRQKMNFFFLALFAVLPWLQYDGHQAILFDISEQRFTLWSVTLWPQDLTLLAWLFILSAFLLFFITTFLGRVWCGYLCPQTVWTFIFIWFEEKIEGTANQRKKLDSQAMNINKFWRKALKHFCWGFFSILTALTFAGYFAPMREVFVDFFTFNASFALAATVWFFAFCTYGNAGWMREIMCLHMCPYARFQSAMFDKDTLTVSYDAKRGENRGPRTRKDVPKDVGLGDCIDCNLCVQVCPTGIDIRNGLQYECINCGACVDACDDVMERMRYDKGLIRYTTEHELEGKKVHLVRGKLIGYALVLIVMTSSLVFEMANRSPVSLDIIRDRNELAKENFNGDIENVYTLKILNKSQKDNRYRLSIKGINNTKWHGEQEVLVKAAKVYTLPISISVDPYELEGYMTDISFVIELVSDTDEVKLEHESRFFNKR from the coding sequence TTGAAAACAAAAGATAAAGACATTAAAGTTAGTCAGCATATTCCGATTAAAAATGTTCAAATTCATCAACCCGCTAAAAGCGATGCCTATGCACCTCGCGATCAAATTTATGTCCGTAAAGTAAAAGGTGTATTTCAAAAGCTACGCCAAAAAATGAATTTTTTCTTTTTAGCCTTATTTGCTGTTTTACCTTGGTTGCAGTACGACGGGCATCAAGCTATTTTGTTTGATATTAGTGAACAACGCTTTACCTTGTGGAGTGTCACGCTTTGGCCACAAGATCTTACCTTGCTGGCATGGCTTTTTATTCTTAGTGCCTTTTTACTGTTCTTTATTACCACTTTCTTAGGGCGAGTTTGGTGTGGCTACCTTTGTCCACAAACCGTTTGGACTTTCATATTTATTTGGTTTGAAGAAAAAATAGAAGGTACAGCGAATCAGCGGAAAAAGCTCGATAGCCAAGCGATGAATATCAATAAATTTTGGCGTAAAGCACTAAAACACTTCTGTTGGGGCTTCTTTTCTATTTTAACGGCGCTTACTTTTGCGGGTTATTTTGCCCCGATGCGTGAAGTGTTTGTTGATTTTTTCACTTTTAATGCCTCATTTGCTTTAGCTGCAACGGTATGGTTTTTTGCTTTTTGTACTTATGGTAATGCGGGCTGGATGCGAGAAATTATGTGTTTGCACATGTGTCCATATGCTCGTTTTCAGTCAGCCATGTTTGATAAAGACACGTTAACCGTTTCTTACGATGCAAAACGTGGTGAAAATCGTGGACCACGGACCCGAAAAGATGTGCCAAAAGATGTAGGTTTAGGAGATTGTATCGATTGTAATCTCTGTGTGCAGGTATGCCCTACGGGTATCGATATTCGAAACGGCTTACAATATGAATGTATTAATTGTGGTGCCTGTGTGGATGCCTGTGATGATGTTATGGAGCGAATGCGATACGACAAAGGGTTAATTCGTTATACCACTGAGCATGAATTAGAAGGTAAAAAAGTACATCTTGTTCGGGGTAAACTCATTGGTTATGCTCTGGTATTGATTGTGATGACCAGTTCATTGGTTTTTGAAATGGCCAACAGATCGCCAGTATCATTGGACATTATTCGTGATAGAAATGAATTAGCAAAAGAAAACTTTAATGGTGATATTGAGAATGTATATACCTTGAAAATTCTTAATAAATCACAAAAAGACAACCGCTATCGCTTGTCAATCAAAGGTATTAATAATACTAAATGGCATGGCGAACAAGAAGTGCTTGTAAAAGCGGCTAAAGTGTATACTTTACCGATCAGTATTTCAGTTGACCCATACGAACTAGAAGGTTATATGACAGATATAAGTTTTGTTATTGAATTAGTATCAGACACGGATGAGGTTAAGCTTGAACATGAAAGCCGCTTCTTTAATAAACGCTAA